A genomic window from Streptomyces sp. MST-110588 includes:
- a CDS encoding N-acetyltransferase, with protein MDIWQVRPETSADIPAVRRVNLAAFETAAEADLVDALRRDPAARLPGLSYVAEAADGTVAAHALLTRCHVGEASAVALAPCAVLPEWQKRGVGGAVIRALLDAARAAGERTAIVLGHPSYYPRFGFEPASRFGILAPQEWPDEAFMALSLDGSEPPRGTVRYAEAFGIR; from the coding sequence ATGGACATCTGGCAGGTCAGGCCCGAGACCTCAGCGGACATCCCGGCCGTTCGCCGGGTGAATCTCGCCGCCTTCGAGACGGCCGCCGAGGCTGATCTCGTCGACGCGCTGCGCCGGGATCCGGCGGCCCGGCTGCCAGGTCTGTCGTACGTCGCCGAGGCGGCGGACGGCACGGTGGCCGCGCACGCGCTGCTCACCCGGTGCCACGTGGGCGAGGCGAGCGCCGTCGCGCTGGCGCCGTGCGCCGTACTGCCCGAGTGGCAGAAGCGGGGTGTGGGCGGCGCCGTCATACGGGCGCTGCTGGACGCGGCGCGGGCGGCCGGCGAGCGGACCGCGATCGTGCTCGGGCACCCCTCGTACTACCCGCGTTTCGGTTTCGAGCCGGCCTCGCGGTTCGGGATCCTGGCGCCGCAGGAGTGGCCGGACGAGGCGTTCATGGCGCTGTCCCTGGACGGCTCCGAGCCCCCGCGCGGCACGGTGCGCTACGCGGAGGCGTTCGGCATCCGGTGA
- a CDS encoding glycosyltransferase family 39 protein, with protein MPVERALFVTSRSLTRRIAVPVPPALLTLALGLWGITREDSVWRDEAVTWQVAQRSVAQIWHMLAEVDVVHGLYYVLMHGVFEVFGVNVYTLRMPSVLAMMVATAAVAAIGRRLAGPWAGLTAGLVFAVIPNVQRYAQEGRGYAMVAAAVAVATWLLVGSRDRWWRWAGYTAAMLTAALLNWFSLFALPAHALTALMARRRGHRPFLAPWSLCAAVVVAGALPLVLASRAQAGQVAWIRPTGVSTYVGVASLLVVALICARVPYGPGVPTVPGGGAPAMSPASVGLPLLAVPQGVLLLLSLIEPLYIDRYVLYTNIGFALLLGVGLSGAVQALHALRDRKNPERPRGNPRSARVRKGVLLGGVTVTALVALLPVELGLRRPDSRVDDVMSSAVVVAAHSRSGDGVVFLPAARRDTALVTPRAFADLEDLALDEDPAASGTIKGIESAPDHIRAAMLARSRIVLVTDPQTPRPEQATAAERLKLSVLAEHFERITDVTTRGRRIEVYERTH; from the coding sequence ATGCCCGTTGAACGTGCTTTGTTCGTCACCTCGCGCAGCCTTACCCGCCGCATAGCCGTGCCGGTACCTCCCGCGCTCCTGACCCTCGCGCTCGGCCTGTGGGGCATCACCCGCGAGGACAGCGTCTGGCGGGACGAGGCCGTGACCTGGCAGGTGGCACAGCGCTCCGTCGCACAGATATGGCACATGCTCGCGGAGGTCGATGTCGTCCACGGCCTCTACTACGTGCTCATGCACGGCGTCTTCGAGGTCTTCGGCGTCAACGTGTACACACTGCGCATGCCTTCGGTGCTGGCCATGATGGTCGCCACGGCGGCCGTCGCGGCCATCGGCCGCCGCCTGGCCGGGCCGTGGGCCGGGCTGACGGCGGGGCTGGTGTTCGCGGTGATTCCCAACGTCCAGCGCTACGCCCAGGAAGGGCGTGGTTACGCGATGGTGGCGGCTGCGGTGGCGGTGGCCACCTGGCTGCTGGTGGGGTCGCGGGACCGGTGGTGGCGCTGGGCCGGTTACACCGCGGCCATGCTCACCGCCGCGCTGCTCAACTGGTTCTCCCTCTTCGCCCTGCCCGCCCATGCCCTGACCGCGCTGATGGCCCGTCGCCGCGGCCACCGCCCCTTTCTGGCGCCGTGGTCGCTGTGCGCGGCGGTGGTGGTCGCGGGCGCGCTGCCGCTGGTCCTCGCCAGCCGCGCGCAGGCGGGCCAGGTGGCGTGGATCCGGCCCACCGGCGTGTCCACGTACGTGGGCGTCGCCTCCCTGCTGGTCGTGGCGTTGATCTGTGCCCGCGTTCCGTACGGGCCAGGCGTGCCGACCGTCCCGGGCGGCGGTGCGCCGGCGATGTCCCCGGCCTCGGTCGGCCTGCCCCTGCTCGCCGTACCGCAGGGCGTTCTGCTGCTCCTCAGCCTGATCGAACCGCTCTACATCGACCGGTACGTGCTCTACACCAACATCGGTTTCGCCCTGCTCCTCGGCGTCGGACTGAGCGGGGCCGTCCAGGCACTCCACGCACTCAGGGACCGCAAGAACCCGGAGCGGCCACGGGGGAATCCCCGGTCCGCCCGTGTACGCAAGGGGGTGCTGCTCGGGGGCGTGACGGTGACGGCGCTGGTGGCGCTGCTGCCCGTGGAACTCGGCCTGCGCCGGCCGGACAGCCGGGTCGACGACGTCATGAGCTCGGCGGTGGTGGTCGCCGCACACTCCCGCTCGGGCGACGGTGTGGTCTTCCTGCCGGCCGCCCGGCGCGACACGGCACTGGTCACCCCCAGGGCCTTCGCCGACCTGGAGGATCTCGCGCTGGACGAGGACCCGGCGGCCTCCGGCACGATCAAGGGCATCGAGAGCGCGCCCGACCACATCCGGGCCGCCATGCTCGCCCGATCCCGGATCGTCCTGGTGACCGATCCCCAAACGCCCCGCCCGGAACAGGCCACGGCCGCCGAGCGGCTCAAACTGAGCGTGCTCGCCGAGCACTTCGAGCGCATCACCGATGTGACGACGCGCGGACGACGCATAGAGGTCTATGAAAGGACGCACTGA
- a CDS encoding nucleoside/nucleotide kinase family protein has product MTTTRSASTHPAQPSCLEDLLARARRLAASATPSRRRLLGIAGPPGAGKSTLAARLVAELAGSCALVPMDGFHLAEAELRRLGRTERKGAPDTFDAAGYAALLARLRAPEPDTLVYAPAFDRRIEEPVAGSIPVPPDLPLVVTEGNYLLLEDGPWARVRPLLDEVWYVELDGAERVRRLIDRHERFGKPRERAERFVYDSDEANARTVEAGRRRADLVVGFAPGEAPAPLEEPAPLKVAAPLEEQAPAERAAKGEGP; this is encoded by the coding sequence ATGACCACCACCAGGAGCGCTTCGACCCACCCCGCACAGCCGTCATGCTTGGAGGACCTCCTCGCCCGGGCCCGGCGGCTGGCCGCCTCGGCGACGCCCTCGCGCAGGCGGCTGCTCGGCATCGCCGGACCGCCGGGCGCCGGCAAGTCCACCCTGGCCGCCCGCCTGGTGGCGGAACTGGCCGGCTCTTGTGCCCTCGTACCGATGGACGGCTTCCATCTCGCCGAGGCGGAGCTGCGGCGGCTGGGCCGTACGGAACGCAAGGGGGCCCCGGACACCTTCGACGCGGCCGGGTACGCCGCCCTGCTCGCCCGCCTGCGCGCTCCGGAGCCGGACACCCTCGTGTACGCCCCGGCTTTCGACCGGCGCATCGAGGAGCCGGTCGCCGGGAGCATCCCCGTACCGCCGGACCTCCCGCTCGTCGTCACGGAGGGCAACTACCTGCTGCTGGAGGACGGTCCGTGGGCGCGGGTGCGTCCGCTGCTGGACGAGGTCTGGTACGTGGAGCTGGACGGGGCCGAGCGGGTACGGCGGCTGATCGACCGCCATGAACGTTTCGGCAAGCCCCGGGAGCGGGCCGAACGGTTCGTGTACGACTCGGACGAGGCCAATGCCCGTACGGTCGAGGCCGGGCGCAGGCGTGCGGACCTCGTGGTCGGCTTCGCCCCTGGTGAGGCACCGGCTCCGCTGGAAGAGCCCGCTCCTTTGAAGGTGGCGGCGCCCCTGGAGGAGCAGGCGCCTGCCGAGAGGGCGGCGAAAGGCGAAGGCCCGTAA
- a CDS encoding PE-PGRS family protein: MRAGVFAAVCVLLAALGHASMSDAPVPWWVVLGAIAVTAGGAWCLAGRERGPLFVTALTVSAQAALHTAFSFGQSVMGWTAGRGGSGMGAGASAGGGSGGGEQMSSVMRWAASSMCGAGAGPGALTGTGADHMAMHHHMSSSHLAGVDGMTGMDGMSGMDGMASMGDMASMGGMHGSMSGMAAAHLLVALLSAWWLCGGERAAFRVARAVSARVFIPLVVVFRVMLPVAAPPARTVRREPRRPLRQLFLVHAIWLRGPPQGTAVC; this comes from the coding sequence TTGCGGGCCGGGGTGTTCGCGGCGGTGTGTGTGCTGCTCGCCGCCCTCGGCCACGCGTCGATGTCCGACGCGCCCGTGCCCTGGTGGGTGGTGCTCGGCGCGATCGCCGTGACGGCGGGCGGGGCCTGGTGCCTGGCCGGCCGTGAGCGGGGCCCGCTCTTCGTGACCGCCCTGACCGTGAGCGCGCAGGCCGCGCTGCATACCGCCTTCTCCTTCGGCCAGTCGGTCATGGGCTGGACCGCCGGGAGGGGTGGAAGCGGCATGGGGGCCGGCGCCAGTGCCGGTGGCGGTAGCGGCGGCGGCGAGCAGATGTCGTCTGTGATGCGCTGGGCCGCGTCGTCGATGTGCGGGGCGGGCGCGGGGCCGGGGGCCTTGACCGGCACGGGGGCCGATCACATGGCGATGCATCATCACATGTCGTCGAGTCACCTGGCCGGCGTGGACGGCATGACTGGCATGGACGGCATGAGTGGCATGGACGGCATGGCGTCCATGGGAGACATGGCTTCCATGGGCGGGATGCACGGCAGTATGAGCGGGATGGCCGCGGCGCACCTGCTGGTGGCGTTGCTGAGCGCCTGGTGGCTGTGCGGCGGCGAACGGGCCGCGTTCCGGGTGGCACGTGCCGTCTCGGCCCGCGTGTTCATACCGCTGGTCGTCGTCTTCCGCGTGATGCTGCCCGTTGCGGCGCCGCCCGCCCGTACGGTGCGCCGCGAGCCCCGGCGGCCGTTGCGACAGCTCTTTCTCGTCCACGCCATCTGGCTGAGGGGTCCGCCTCAAGGGACCGCTGTCTGCTGA
- a CDS encoding WYL domain-containing protein: MRADRLVSLVLLLRQHGRLSATALARELEVSTRTVLRDIEALSAAGVPVYAERGRHGGFALLPGFHTELTGLNHDEALALLVAGSRRGAQVFGLGPALASALRKVVDALPESYRATAAGAARRLLIDPETDLLSRRLVAEEVPDTIVAEVRRAVFAGHKLRIHYAAVEQAPKWRTVDPIGLVTVRDQGYLLATRTGADRTYRLSRILAAEELAEPAQRPDRVDLGRAWQERSTRFRTGGDQVTVLVRMDPARREDVVGTALAVLAEETDADGRLRLEVTFQDPRHAEWAMWHLGADAEALAPQWLRDCLRDRAAALAARYGLPS, encoded by the coding sequence GTGCGCGCCGACCGGTTGGTATCGCTGGTACTCCTGCTGCGCCAGCACGGCCGGCTGTCCGCGACCGCGCTGGCCCGCGAGCTGGAGGTGTCCACCCGCACCGTGCTGCGCGACATCGAGGCACTGTCCGCGGCCGGCGTCCCGGTCTACGCCGAGCGCGGTCGGCACGGCGGTTTTGCGCTGCTGCCCGGTTTCCACACCGAGCTGACCGGACTGAACCACGACGAGGCGCTCGCGCTGCTGGTCGCCGGTTCGCGGCGCGGCGCGCAGGTATTCGGACTCGGCCCGGCGCTCGCTTCGGCCCTGCGCAAGGTCGTTGACGCGCTGCCGGAGAGCTATCGGGCCACCGCGGCCGGCGCGGCTCGGCGACTGCTCATCGATCCGGAGACCGACCTCCTCTCGCGTCGACTGGTTGCCGAGGAGGTGCCCGACACGATCGTGGCCGAGGTGCGGCGCGCGGTGTTCGCCGGGCACAAGCTGCGCATCCATTACGCGGCCGTGGAGCAGGCCCCGAAGTGGCGCACCGTGGACCCGATCGGCCTGGTCACCGTACGCGACCAGGGTTACTTGCTGGCCACGCGGACGGGCGCGGACCGTACCTACCGGCTGTCCCGCATCCTGGCCGCCGAGGAACTCGCCGAACCGGCACAGCGGCCGGACCGGGTCGATCTGGGCCGGGCCTGGCAGGAACGCAGCACACGGTTCCGGACCGGCGGCGATCAAGTCACCGTGCTGGTACGGATGGACCCGGCGCGGCGGGAGGACGTGGTGGGCACCGCGCTGGCCGTCCTCGCAGAGGAAACCGATGCGGACGGCCGGCTGCGGCTGGAGGTGACCTTCCAAGATCCCAGACATGCCGAATGGGCGATGTGGCACCTCGGCGCGGACGCGGAAGCCCTGGCTCCGCAGTGGTTGCGCGACTGCCTGCGCGACCGCGCCGCCGCGCTCGCCGCCCGTTACGGACTGCCCTCCTGA
- a CDS encoding VTT domain-containing protein, with protein MLESLGSFSDSPWIFAIIGLSVILDVFVPILPSGVLVITAATTAAGTQTAAGAVGVAGSVRGGADVPEMLALVLCAATASVLGDMVAYRLAWRGGDRFDRAIARSRRLTAAQERLGAALTRGGGGIVVLARFAPAGRSVVSLGAGVAHRTVREFLPWSALAGLAWAAYSVCLGYVGGQWLGATWVSTAISVFALFAAGSAAVFLMRRPQRRAAFSGPAGD; from the coding sequence TTGTTGGAAAGCCTGGGGTCCTTCAGTGACTCCCCGTGGATCTTCGCGATCATCGGGCTCTCCGTGATCCTCGATGTCTTCGTGCCCATCCTGCCCAGCGGCGTGCTGGTGATCACCGCGGCCACCACGGCCGCCGGGACCCAGACCGCCGCCGGAGCGGTAGGCGTCGCCGGGTCCGTACGGGGCGGTGCGGACGTCCCGGAAATGCTCGCCCTGGTCCTGTGCGCCGCCACCGCGTCCGTACTGGGCGACATGGTCGCCTACCGCCTCGCCTGGCGCGGCGGCGACCGCTTCGACCGGGCCATCGCCCGCTCCCGCCGCCTGACCGCCGCGCAGGAACGACTCGGCGCCGCGCTCACACGGGGCGGCGGCGGCATCGTCGTACTGGCCCGCTTCGCACCGGCCGGCCGCTCCGTGGTCAGTCTGGGCGCGGGCGTCGCCCACCGTACGGTCCGGGAGTTCCTGCCCTGGTCGGCGCTGGCCGGACTCGCCTGGGCCGCGTACAGCGTGTGCCTGGGGTACGTCGGCGGCCAGTGGCTCGGCGCGACCTGGGTGAGCACCGCCATCTCGGTCTTCGCCCTGTTCGCGGCCGGTTCCGCCGCCGTCTTCCTGATGCGCCGCCCGCAGCGCCGCGCGGCGTTCTCGGGCCCGGCCGGGGACTGA
- a CDS encoding helix-turn-helix domain-containing protein, translated as MSVSQAGSGPASPEHLAYEVIRRLWPLHRTVVRAVERELTGTGMTAGEHALLDALRTGGPRTVPQLARALELDRQPVQRWVNHATDLGLVESAPNPAHRRSALIRLTAHGSDVMGAVQGFEATELRHALADLTVEDITTTLRVLDRIGDEFRRLAAHPTAPSLPSPPAPTGRHGE; from the coding sequence ATGAGTGTCAGCCAGGCGGGGAGCGGTCCCGCCTCTCCCGAGCACCTCGCGTACGAGGTGATCCGCCGTCTGTGGCCCCTGCACCGGACGGTGGTACGGGCCGTGGAGCGTGAGCTGACCGGCACGGGCATGACCGCCGGCGAGCACGCCCTTCTGGACGCCCTGCGCACCGGCGGCCCGCGCACGGTGCCGCAACTGGCCCGTGCGCTGGAGCTGGACCGCCAGCCCGTACAGCGCTGGGTGAACCACGCGACGGATCTGGGCCTGGTGGAGTCGGCGCCGAACCCCGCCCACCGCCGGTCGGCGCTGATCCGGCTCACCGCGCACGGCAGCGACGTCATGGGCGCGGTACAGGGATTCGAGGCGACGGAGCTGCGGCACGCACTGGCCGATCTGACCGTGGAGGACATCACCACGACTCTGCGCGTACTGGACCGGATAGGCGACGAGTTCCGCCGGCTCGCCGCGCATCCGACCGCTCCCTCCCTCCCTTCCCCTCCCGCACCGACAGGACGGCACGGAGAATGA
- a CDS encoding nuclear transport factor 2 family protein produces MTNKEVATEPNDLGKYFIERANAGDVDGLVALYEPDAVLAFPPGSLASGHAEIRKVYEQFVAAAPVLSPGRQHPALVTGDVAMTAATQTNGDVSVEIARRQPDGTWLWVTDQPALAR; encoded by the coding sequence ATGACAAACAAGGAAGTGGCCACCGAGCCGAACGACCTGGGCAAGTACTTCATCGAGCGCGCCAACGCGGGGGACGTCGACGGGCTGGTGGCGCTGTACGAGCCGGACGCCGTGCTGGCGTTCCCACCGGGCAGCCTCGCGTCCGGACATGCGGAGATCCGCAAGGTGTACGAGCAGTTCGTCGCGGCGGCGCCGGTGCTCTCGCCGGGCAGGCAGCACCCGGCGCTGGTGACCGGCGACGTGGCGATGACAGCGGCCACGCAGACCAACGGCGACGTGTCCGTCGAGATAGCCCGTCGCCAGCCGGACGGGACGTGGCTGTGGGTCACGGACCAGCCGGCACTCGCGCGGTAG
- a CDS encoding superoxide dismutase family protein has product MVVRAASAVAAAGAVMAALASASVPTAAAEGDSHYTARSTTQFSPADGPVLTKAVTYNTKLVPASSQVTVTEEARTESTEVTLEVSGLQPNRAYGAHVHTRPCGRQPAESGTHYQDRKDPKEPSVDPAYANAKNEAWLDFTTDADGKGSAKSSHNWHFRAGEAQSVVIHARRTATGPGEAGEAGKRVACVTVPFGQAGR; this is encoded by the coding sequence GTGGTCGTCAGGGCGGCGAGTGCCGTGGCCGCCGCGGGCGCGGTGATGGCGGCGCTGGCCTCGGCTTCCGTGCCGACGGCCGCGGCGGAGGGCGACAGCCATTACACGGCGCGCTCGACGACACAGTTCTCGCCGGCGGACGGGCCCGTGCTGACCAAGGCGGTGACCTACAACACCAAGCTGGTGCCCGCGTCCTCCCAGGTCACGGTCACCGAGGAAGCGCGTACCGAAAGCACCGAGGTCACGCTGGAGGTGAGCGGGCTGCAGCCGAACCGTGCGTACGGGGCGCATGTGCACACCCGGCCCTGCGGCCGGCAGCCGGCGGAGTCCGGGACGCACTACCAGGACCGTAAAGATCCCAAGGAGCCCTCGGTGGACCCGGCCTACGCCAACGCCAAGAACGAGGCGTGGCTGGACTTCACCACGGACGCCGACGGGAAGGGCAGTGCCAAGTCCTCGCACAACTGGCACTTCCGTGCGGGCGAGGCCCAATCGGTCGTGATCCATGCGCGGAGGACCGCGACCGGGCCCGGTGAGGCGGGGGAGGCGGGCAAGCGGGTGGCCTGTGTGACGGTCCCCTTCGGGCAGGCGGGCCGCTGA
- a CDS encoding alpha/beta fold hydrolase, whose protein sequence is MTQGIHAWHDAEVENGTAPVDNGELFYEMAGDGPAVVLLHGGMLDQRMWDEQFAWLIRSGLRVVRYDHRGHGLSSTVAGDYANHDDLRALLTYLGIRRAALVGLSHGARVALDTALAHPEYVSALALAAPGISGTTFTDPFILHHIKEQVAAIGAPDGAEQYVEHFLRMWVDGPHRPASAVDPALRERIRASADANIVAHAGGLGAGMPIEVGAADRLSEIRVPTLVLDGDLDSTDISANAHAIALAVPGARRIRVPGAGHMVNLENTTCFDQALHAFLSSLPQ, encoded by the coding sequence ATGACCCAAGGCATCCACGCCTGGCACGACGCCGAGGTCGAGAACGGCACCGCACCGGTCGACAACGGCGAGCTGTTCTACGAGATGGCGGGCGACGGCCCCGCGGTGGTGCTGCTGCACGGCGGAATGCTGGACCAGCGGATGTGGGACGAGCAGTTCGCCTGGCTGATCCGCTCCGGCCTGCGGGTGGTCCGCTACGACCACCGCGGGCACGGCCTGTCCTCGACCGTCGCCGGTGACTACGCCAACCACGACGACCTGCGCGCCCTCCTCACCTACCTGGGCATCCGGCGCGCCGCACTCGTCGGCCTCTCGCACGGCGCCCGAGTGGCACTGGACACCGCCCTGGCACATCCCGAGTACGTATCGGCGCTGGCCCTCGCCGCTCCCGGCATAAGCGGCACCACCTTCACCGACCCGTTCATCCTGCACCACATCAAGGAGCAGGTCGCCGCCATCGGCGCCCCGGACGGCGCGGAGCAGTACGTGGAGCACTTCCTGCGTATGTGGGTGGACGGTCCGCACCGCCCTGCGTCCGCGGTGGACCCCGCGCTGCGGGAACGGATCCGGGCCTCGGCCGATGCCAATATCGTGGCGCACGCGGGCGGTCTGGGGGCCGGCATGCCGATCGAGGTCGGTGCCGCCGACCGGCTGTCGGAGATCCGGGTGCCGACCCTGGTCCTGGACGGCGACCTGGACAGTACGGACATCTCCGCCAACGCCCATGCGATAGCCCTCGCCGTCCCCGGCGCCCGCCGCATACGGGTGCCGGGCGCGGGCCACATGGTGAACCTGGAGAACACCACCTGCTTTGACCAGGCGCTCCATGCCTTCCTGTCCTCACTCCCCCAGTGA
- a CDS encoding DoxX family protein, with amino-acid sequence MSAPLTDFTEKSTPHVLSLFRVVVGLLFACHGAASLFGVLGGAMGGNGSTVPTGTWPGWYAAVIQLVGGVLVALGLGTRVAALISSGSMAYAYFSVHAGGGLWPIQNGGELSALFCWAFLLIVFTGPGPWSLDRALFGEQRRARSATAETRREPTAA; translated from the coding sequence ATGTCCGCCCCTCTCACCGATTTCACCGAAAAATCCACCCCCCACGTCCTGTCCCTGTTCCGCGTCGTCGTCGGCCTGCTCTTCGCCTGCCACGGCGCCGCCTCCCTGTTCGGCGTGCTCGGTGGCGCCATGGGCGGCAACGGCAGCACCGTCCCGACGGGCACCTGGCCCGGCTGGTACGCCGCCGTCATCCAGCTCGTCGGCGGTGTCCTGGTGGCGCTGGGACTGGGCACCCGCGTGGCCGCCCTGATCAGCTCCGGCTCCATGGCCTACGCGTACTTCTCCGTCCACGCGGGCGGGGGCCTGTGGCCGATACAGAACGGTGGCGAGCTGTCCGCGCTGTTCTGCTGGGCGTTCCTGCTGATCGTCTTCACCGGCCCCGGCCCCTGGTCGCTGGACCGCGCCCTCTTCGGCGAGCAGCGGCGGGCGCGGAGCGCCACCGCCGAGACCCGGCGCGAGCCGACCGCCGCCTGA
- a CDS encoding universal stress protein: MDTLPVIVAVDGSPDSERALHWAIEAARLRSAPLQVVHAWPYASPPEAAVTATGEGDPVLDELRGKLVRRGAGGGLPEITFRGLSGLTDTVLPALGDEAQLLVLGSRGRGGFASLLLGSNGLACAAHSAAPVVVVPRPDRGGAPGHAAEQGTSGGDALSGGALGADTLGGEARRPAAGRITLGIDATSDEPGAIGFAFEEASRRAARLDVVCGYSWPMLTPPAFEYTAAYEGTQQEYEDALAKRLAEALAPYRDRHPEVAVEITLRDADAAGQLVEASKDSDLLVVARHRRRLPVGRRLGSVTHAVLLHALCPIAVVPAPAAGPPAAPQP, encoded by the coding sequence CTGGACACTTTGCCGGTCATCGTCGCGGTGGACGGATCCCCGGACAGCGAGCGGGCGTTGCACTGGGCCATCGAGGCGGCACGGCTGCGTTCGGCGCCACTCCAGGTCGTCCACGCCTGGCCGTACGCGTCCCCGCCGGAGGCCGCCGTCACCGCGACCGGTGAGGGCGATCCCGTACTGGACGAACTGCGCGGGAAGCTGGTGCGGCGGGGCGCCGGCGGCGGACTGCCCGAGATCACCTTTCGCGGCCTGAGCGGCCTGACCGACACCGTGCTGCCCGCGCTGGGCGACGAGGCCCAACTGCTCGTGCTGGGCTCGCGCGGACGCGGTGGATTCGCCAGCCTGCTGCTCGGCTCCAACGGTCTGGCCTGCGCCGCGCACTCCGCCGCGCCGGTCGTGGTGGTGCCGCGGCCGGACCGCGGCGGCGCCCCCGGGCACGCCGCCGAGCAAGGCACTTCGGGCGGGGACGCTTTGAGCGGGGGTGCCTTGGGCGCAGACACCTTGGGCGGCGAGGCCCGCCGTCCCGCCGCCGGCCGGATCACGCTGGGCATCGACGCCACCTCCGACGAGCCGGGAGCGATCGGCTTCGCCTTCGAGGAGGCGAGCCGGCGCGCGGCCCGTCTCGACGTCGTCTGCGGCTACTCCTGGCCGATGCTCACGCCGCCCGCCTTCGAGTACACGGCAGCGTACGAGGGCACGCAGCAGGAGTACGAGGACGCGCTGGCCAAGCGGCTGGCGGAGGCCCTGGCGCCGTACCGCGACCGGCATCCCGAGGTGGCGGTCGAGATCACGCTGCGGGACGCGGACGCCGCCGGCCAACTGGTCGAGGCGTCGAAGGACAGCGATCTGCTGGTCGTCGCCCGGCACCGCCGGCGGCTGCCGGTGGGCCGCCGCCTCGGCTCGGTGACGCACGCCGTACTGCTGCACGCCCTGTGCCCGATCGCGGTCGTGCCCGCCCCGGCCGCCGGCCCGCCCGCCGCGCCGCAGCCCTGA
- a CDS encoding class I SAM-dependent methyltransferase — protein MNSPAVVEWIEADQARSARWRSESGAPPPRRVVVADDRMKADAAYKLACEGTALLWRGDFHNARQLLTALARRIDRRPRKQPPADPARAFHLHRAAQSQRARILGMLLVPLDPGYVVPLHRAPDVRQACAQAYGTEGGHGTGDGERHGDGAGNGDGAEQASGGGQEAALVSLRELLGLIGAYEWRKKGVEIPALGGDRVHPYYGVFSPVRGEYVDLVARAPLPATDPAIAFDIGTGTGVLAAVLARRGVRRIVATDQDPRALACARENAGRLGVAGQVEVVRADLFPAGRAPLVVCNPPWVPAKPTSPVEYAVYDPGSRMLRGFLDGLADHLEPGGEGWLILSDLAEHLGLRPRAELLSAFESAGLTVRDRLDIAPRHPRARDTSDPLHAARAAEVTSLWRLGAAAG, from the coding sequence GTGAACTCCCCGGCGGTCGTTGAATGGATCGAGGCCGACCAGGCCCGCTCCGCTCGTTGGCGTTCCGAGAGCGGGGCCCCGCCACCGCGCCGGGTGGTCGTCGCGGACGACCGTATGAAGGCCGACGCCGCGTACAAACTGGCGTGTGAGGGCACCGCGCTGCTGTGGCGCGGTGACTTCCACAACGCGCGCCAGTTGCTGACGGCGCTGGCCCGGCGCATCGACCGGCGCCCGCGCAAGCAGCCCCCGGCCGATCCCGCGCGGGCCTTCCACCTCCACCGCGCGGCCCAGAGCCAGCGCGCCCGCATCCTGGGCATGCTGCTGGTCCCCCTCGACCCCGGCTACGTCGTCCCGCTGCACCGCGCTCCCGACGTACGCCAGGCATGCGCCCAGGCGTACGGAACCGAAGGCGGGCACGGAACCGGAGACGGGGAGAGGCACGGGGACGGAGCCGGGAACGGTGACGGAGCCGAGCAAGCGAGCGGCGGAGGCCAGGAGGCGGCGCTGGTCTCGCTGCGCGAACTGCTCGGACTGATCGGCGCGTACGAGTGGCGGAAGAAGGGCGTGGAGATCCCGGCGCTCGGCGGCGACCGCGTCCATCCGTACTACGGCGTCTTCTCCCCCGTACGCGGCGAATACGTCGACCTGGTGGCCCGCGCTCCGCTGCCCGCGACGGATCCCGCCATCGCCTTCGACATCGGTACGGGCACGGGCGTGCTGGCCGCGGTGCTGGCCCGGCGCGGCGTCCGGCGGATCGTGGCCACCGACCAGGATCCCCGCGCGCTGGCGTGTGCCCGCGAGAACGCCGGGCGGCTCGGCGTCGCCGGACAGGTCGAGGTCGTCCGGGCCGATCTCTTCCCGGCCGGCCGCGCGCCCCTGGTCGTCTGCAATCCGCCCTGGGTACCGGCCAAACCGACCTCCCCGGTGGAGTACGCGGTCTACGACCCGGGCAGCCGGATGCTCCGCGGCTTCCTCGACGGCCTGGCGGACCACCTCGAACCGGGCGGAGAGGGCTGGCTGATCCTCTCCGACCTCGCCGAACACCTCGGTCTGCGTCCGCGTGCGGAGCTGCTGTCCGCCTTCGAGTCGGCCGGGCTGACGGTACGGGACCGGCTGGACATCGCCCCCCGCCACCCGCGCGCCCGCGACACCTCCGATCCGCTGCACGCGGCCCGCGCGGCGGAGGTGACGTCGTTGTGGCGGCTGGGCGCCGCGGCGGGCTGA